TAATAGAGAATAAACTCTTTCCGTTCCAGAGCCCGGCGCATCTCGTTTTGCAATGCAAGTCGCTCCGCCAAACGTTCATTCAAGGTGCGGGTATAGAAGTTATAGTGGTTGCGCCCGTCCGCTTTCACCTGATACATGGCCATATCTGCATGCTGGATAAGAATCTCAGAATCCTCTCCGTCTACCGGGTAGAGCGCTATGCCCAGGCTCGCTGAGAGATAAACCTCCTGTTTGAGAAGCTGAAAAGGGGCGTTAAGAACATCCAAAAGTTTTTGAGCCACTTGGGCTGCTTGTTGCTCAGAGGGTAATTTGGGCAACAGGATGAGAAACTCATCCCCTCCTTGTCTAGCCACCGTATCTTGCTGACGCAATGTACCTTTAAAACGTTCACCGACCTGACAGAGTAGACTATCTCCCGCGGCATGGCCGAGCGTATCATTCACTAGCTTGAATCCATCCAAGTCAATAAAAAAGATAGCCACTTGCTCCTGTTGGTGGCACGCGTCTAAAATAGCTTGATGAACCCGTTCTTTAAATAACTGGCGATTGGGTAAGTCCGTCAGTGCATCATGGTGGGCCTGATGTGACAACCGATGTAGAAGCTCTCGTTTCTCACTAACATCGTGAAAGACAAGAACCGCTCCGATCATCTGCCCATCTCTGTCGCGGATAGGAGCAGCCGAGTCATCAATGAAAAATAGCTGTCGTCCATCACGATGTCTCAAGACTGCATGATTAGACAATTCAATCACGCGATTCTCTAGTAGACATTGATGAACCGGTTGTGCCAAGGGCTGTCCGGTTCTCTCATGGAAGATGTCAAACACCTTATCAATTCTTAAACCCCGGGCTTCCTCATTCCGCCATCCTGTCATCGTTTCAGCAACTGAATTAAGATAGGAGACATTCCCCTCGACATCAGTGGTGAGCACAGCATCCCCAATCGAAGCCAAGGTCACCTGAGCACGTTCTTTTTCATGCCAAAGTGCATTTTCGTTCAAAACACGTTGACTTACTTCGTCATAGAGAAAGACAATATTTCCTGTTGAAAGCTTATATATAAGTCCTTCGCTCCACCCTGTTGCGCGTTGGTTTTTGAAAAAAATAGCGGGAAAATGAGCCATCTCTCCAGTATTATAAACTTGAAAGCAAAGTTTTAAGATACCTAATTCTTTGATAAGGGGAAAAACGTGCACCATAGGAGCTCCAATCGCCTGTCGACGAGAAATATTTTCGATTTTCTCAGCAGCTCGATTAATATCCGTGCATATGAAGTCCTGCCCATCGTCTGATATCCTGAATACCACGACAGCACTGTTCATGGTTTCAAATATATCCCGAAATTGTTCTTCGCTATCTCTTAAGGCTCTTTGGTTCGCCGCTCGTTCGCTTATATCCTGCTTTACGGCCACTAAATGAGTAATTTCTTGACCCCTTACTTTTACTGGGGTAATGGTCATTTCCTCCCTGTAAAGTGTTCCATCAGCGCGACGGTTAATTAGTTCTCCCTGCCAGATTTGACCTGCCGAAACGGTTTCCCACAGCCGTTCGTAAAAGGCATGATCCTGATATCCAGAACGGAGAAAGCGTTGGGTCTTGCCTAACACAGTCTTGAGGGTATAGCCTGTCAGCTGGGTAAAGGCGGGATTAGCCCAAAGTATTATTCCTGAGCCATCCGTAATGACGATGCCATGGACATCAGCGACGAGGGCTTCGTTCTGAATGTGGAGTTTACGTCGTGCTTCATCCGCCCAGAATACCAAATCGAGTTGATCCGCGAGGGATTGCATTCCCTCTACTCTTGTGACATCAAAGTATTCTTCCCTCTGAGAATACAAAGCGAGAACCCCCGAAACCCGATTATTTAAAAAGATTGGGAACATGACCACGGAACGCAATAACAGCTTTTCAGAGATCAAATGCCATGTTTGGGAAATGTGATTATCCTTCGGGTTGTAGATCTGCGGGGTGTCATCCCAAGGTATTTGGAAAGATGTGATTTCGGCCTCCATCAAACCGCATTGAGCTACTATCCGAGCCAACCCATTATCCTCTTTCAACGCCACGTACGCGACTGGATAACCCATGGTTTGAACCAATTCTTCGCAGAGGTATTGGGAAATGTCTGGAAGAGGTTGTTCGGCAAGGACGCGCCGGGTGATCCCGTGAAGAATGTTTTCCCGATGTTTTGTGAATTTATGTTGTTCAGCTAGGGCGTGCGCCAGAGCATGCAATTGAACTTCGTTTGTCTTAAGCTTGTCCATATAGCTTACACCCCTCTAAGAGATATCTCGTTTTTGCACATTTGAGTAAAGAACAAAAACCGATGCTTATAATCCTTATTTATAATGAAAACAGAACCAAAGTTAACCAACTAAACGCCCAATTATGAGTACTTTCAGTATAAAACGCGAAAGTCCTGCATGAATCGCGTTTAATTTTTTTGATTTCCTCACAAATGACATCGTTAACCCTGCAGTATAAATTAAGGACCATTTTGCTAGGTAAGGCATTCGTGATCTGAATTGCATATAAGGCCATGAGCATTACTCAGATCTTCGCTAAAGAGTGGCTTGATATAATGGCTTCAAATGCATCGGTCCATGCTAAACAAGTTGTGCCTGTAAGGATTGTTATATAGTTATGAAACTTTCTGCGTAAGGTAACCGAATGGAAACACGCACTCGGCCTAATTACATATATTGGAATAGAAGGGGCGGAAATAGCATGTTCTTAGGAAAAAATCGGTTCTTAAATCAAGGCGAAGCACCAGCAGAAGGTGGCAGTCCAGGAGTTGGAGAAAACACAGAATTCCTTAACCAAGCCAAAAATATGTCAATGGGTATGCAACGTTTCCTAGCTAAAAAAGGAATCAACTCTACTGAGGATCTAGCAAACCGTGCTCAGTTCGCACCTCCTAAGCCTTTCAGAAAAGTACGATGATCGAAAAAGTGCGGGGATTTCCCCCGTTCTCACACAAACATAGGACTATATTTGAAAAACCGAGGCTGCGCCTCGGTCCTTTTATTGTTTAATATAAATCAAAATAAGAAAGGTCGCGTGATCAACAAACAACGCTCAACCGATTGCAAGAGTACCATAAAATGTTAGGTCATGTAGTAAATATATAGCAGAAGTATTAAGGAGGGATAAATGTGAGACAGATTCTGGTCAGAAGCGAACATTGCCTCGGGTGTAAGAGCTGTGAGTTGGCTTGTGCAGTTGCTCACTCGAACAGTAAGACTTTGTTCGAGGCGATTGGAGAATTTAAAGCTCCACAAAAAAGGATTTTTGTCGAGTCCAACGGGGATCATAATTTCCCCTTACAATGTCGACAATGCGTAGATGCTCCTTGTGTTCATGCCTGTATGAGTGGGGCTATGCAGTCTGACTTAAAGACTGGGCTAATTCAAGTCGATGACCTAAAGTGTGTTGGGTGCATGATGTGCGTAATGGTCTGCCCGTTTGGAGTTATTGGGGAAATTCCTACTACCAATAGAGTTGCAAAATGTGACCGATGTCAGGATATAGACTATAATCCAGCTTGTGTCTCAGCCTGTCCAACAAAAGCTTTGGTATTTGTTGAAGTTCAAGAGTTTGCCAAAAGTGGGCGGCAAATCTTCCTAGACTATATGAAAGGGGTCAACTAATATGAATAAAAAATCAATAGATCCAGCCGTCTTAGAATTGTTACCTAAAGCGGCCTTTGATGGAGTAGAAACAGTTTGGGATCGTCATGAAGCACAACAACCTCAATGTGGGTTTGGAAGTTTAGGAGTCTGTTGCAGACATTGTATTCAAGGACCCTGTCGTATTGATCCCTTTGGGAACGGGCCAAAAACAGGAATTTGCGGAGCAAGTGCGGATGTGATCGTAACTCGCAATTTACTTAGGCAAGTGGCCGGCGGAGCGGCAGCCCATGTGGATCATGCCTATGAGGCTGTTGAAGCTTTAGAGATGGCAGCCAAGGGAGAAATTAATTATAACATCACTGATGAAACAAAATTGCAACAGATCGCTCGCGGGTTAGGCTTGGAGATCTCAGCCAAAAACAAATCAGAACTAGCCTTGGAGGTTGTCGATGTTGCGTATGCTGATCTGGCTAACCATGGAAGTAAACCTGTGCAATGGCTGATGGCCAATGCACCCAAAGAAAGAATTGCCGTTTGGAAGAGTCTAGGGATTCTCCCACGTAATCCTGATCGGGAAATTCGTGAAGCCATGCATCAGACAACCATGGGTATGGATGCTGACCCGGTGAATCTTGTCCTAGCTACTGCTAAACAAGGGCTAGTAGACGGTTACTCTGGCCTAAAACTGGCAACAGACATGCAAGATATCCTTTTTGGGACACCTACGCCCGTCGTGACGGAAGCTAATTTAGGGGTTCTCAAAGAAGACTACGTTAATCTCATCGTACATGGGCATGTCCCCTTGCTTTCGGAAAAAATCGTCTATTGGGCTGGCAAACTCCAAGAGGAAGCAATCCTTGTTGGGGCCAAAGGAATCTTAGTCTCGGGAATCTGCTGTACAGGTAATGAAGTCTTAATGCGCAAAGGAATTCCGTTGGTCACTAACTTCTTGGCTCAAGAAATCGCCATAGTTACGGGAGCCGTTGACGCTATGGTCGTCGACGTACAATGTATTATGCCTTCCTTAGCTAAAGTCGCTGCTTGTTATCACACAGAGATCATCACAACAATGCCGATCGTCAAAATGCCTGGAGCCACTCACGTTCCATTTGCTTTAGAAAGTGTGGATGAAGCTGCTCAGGAAATTGTGCGCAAGGCAATCACCTCTTACGGGCGAAGGGATAGCAAGAAAATCAAAATTCCCAATTATAGACGTAAGATTATGGCTGGATTCAGCGTAGAAGCCATTATTGGAGCACTATCAACAGTGAACCCTGACCAACCTCTTAAGCCTCTCATCGACAATATTGTCAATGGTAATATCTTAGGGGTTGTGGCTACGGTGGGATGCAACAATGTCAAAGTGACTCAAGATCTCATACATGTAGAATTAGTGAAAGAGCTTGTGAAAAATAACGTATTAGTCGTCGCTACCGGATGTTCCGCTCATGCCCTGGCTAAAGCCGGCTTTATGAATTCTGAAGGAGCTGAAGCCTATGCTGGAGAGGGTTTGAAAGCAGTCTTGTCAGCGATTGGCCAGGCCGCAGGTCTTGGTGGCCCACTTCCACCCGTACTGCATATGGGAAGCTGTGTCGATAATTCGAGGATTGGGGATTTGGTCACAGCGATTGCAGCCTATCTAAATGTGGATTCCGCCTCGTTGCCCGTGGCAGCAAGTGCTCCAGAACTCCAGCATGAAAAAGCCTTGAGTATCGGAACTTGGGCTGTGACCATGGGGCTTACCACTCACCTTGGAGTTGTTCCACCCGTGCTAGGGAGCAAAGCTGTCACCGAGTTGCTGACCCATGGCCTAAGTGATGTAATCGGGGGGAAATTCTATGTAGAAACCGATCCCTTGAAAGCGGCGCAAGGACTTCTTGAGGATATCCGAGCAAAACGAAAAAAACTCGGACTTCCTAGTTAAGGAAGGAAAAAATTATGATGACTTATATCGTTGTTGGCAATAGCGCAGCTGGGTTATTTGCGATTGAAGAGATCCGAAGACACGACACAGAGTCGGAACTAATCGTCCTCACAGCAGAACAAGAACCTAGTTATTCCCGTTGCCTCACTACTTATTTCCTAGCAGGAGATATTCCTGCTTCCCACCTTTACTTACGTAATGCTGATTTCGCCGAACGACTGAACCTAAAGATAGTTTACGGAGTCAAGGTCAACAGGATCGATCCCACGCGTCAAATGGTGCGAAGTATTGATGGGCGGGAGTGGCACTATAGCAAACTTTTGATCGCCATGGGGGCATCAGCGAATAAGCTTACCATTCCAGGTGGAACGCTTCCAGAAGTTTTTACACTACGTACCATGGGGGATGCTTTAGCAATTAATAAGACCTTGGATCAGGGCGCGAAAAAGGCAGTCGTCATAGGAGGAGGTTTGATCAGTTTAAAAAGTGCTTATGCCTTGAGAAAACGCGGGCTTGAGGTAACAGTTGTGGTCTCCTCTGGACAGATTCTCTCCCAAATGCTGGATGAAAAGTCTGCTGACATGATTCAAGCGCACTTGAGAGTCAATGGATTTAAATTTCTTTTACAAACTGAGGCGATGACGATCACTGGAGAAGACCACGTTCAAGGTGTGCAGATCACGCCCAAAACAGAACTTGCCACTAATTTGGTGATTGTTGGCAAGGGAGTTCATCCTAATATCAGAGGGTTGAGCGATTTCGGCTTCAATATCGGGCAGGGCCTACAGGTAGATTCTTCGTTAGCCACTAACCATCCCAATATATACGCGGCCGGAGATATTGCCGAAACTTGGGACCTTGTTCGCCAGAAATTCACCGTAAATGCCACTTGGCCCAATGCTACAACCCAAGGCAGAATTGCCGGTGCAAATATGTGCGGAAGACAAGAGGTTTATCCAGGATCTCTTAGCTTAAACTCTGTGGACTTTTTTGGCCTCTCGGCCATGTCCGTTGGTATCACGAAACTACAAGACAACAACGGGACTGGAGATTGGGACCAAGAAGAAGACCTGAAAACAGTTGGAAACATGTCCAACTATCGCAAACTGATTTGGCAGGGGGACATTCTAAGGGGGTTCATTCTAGTTGGTGACACATCCCAATGTGGTGTATTAACAGGCTTGATTAAAGTAGGTCGCCCACTGACCCAAGCCCAAAAGAGTTTGACGTTGGCTAAAAGAGGAGCCCTGGCAGTAGGAATAATGAAGTAGAAAAAAGGCGGCTATGCAACGTGAATTGCAAGCCGCTTTTTTCGTAGTGACTGCTTTTTTGATG
The sequence above is drawn from the Desulfosporosinus sp. Sb-LF genome and encodes:
- a CDS encoding FAD-dependent oxidoreductase translates to MMTYIVVGNSAAGLFAIEEIRRHDTESELIVLTAEQEPSYSRCLTTYFLAGDIPASHLYLRNADFAERLNLKIVYGVKVNRIDPTRQMVRSIDGREWHYSKLLIAMGASANKLTIPGGTLPEVFTLRTMGDALAINKTLDQGAKKAVVIGGGLISLKSAYALRKRGLEVTVVVSSGQILSQMLDEKSADMIQAHLRVNGFKFLLQTEAMTITGEDHVQGVQITPKTELATNLVIVGKGVHPNIRGLSDFGFNIGQGLQVDSSLATNHPNIYAAGDIAETWDLVRQKFTVNATWPNATTQGRIAGANMCGRQEVYPGSLSLNSVDFFGLSAMSVGITKLQDNNGTGDWDQEEDLKTVGNMSNYRKLIWQGDILRGFILVGDTSQCGVLTGLIKVGRPLTQAQKSLTLAKRGALAVGIMK
- a CDS encoding 4Fe-4S dicluster domain-containing protein, translating into MRQILVRSEHCLGCKSCELACAVAHSNSKTLFEAIGEFKAPQKRIFVESNGDHNFPLQCRQCVDAPCVHACMSGAMQSDLKTGLIQVDDLKCVGCMMCVMVCPFGVIGEIPTTNRVAKCDRCQDIDYNPACVSACPTKALVFVEVQEFAKSGRQIFLDYMKGVN
- the cooS gene encoding anaerobic carbon-monoxide dehydrogenase catalytic subunit codes for the protein MNKKSIDPAVLELLPKAAFDGVETVWDRHEAQQPQCGFGSLGVCCRHCIQGPCRIDPFGNGPKTGICGASADVIVTRNLLRQVAGGAAAHVDHAYEAVEALEMAAKGEINYNITDETKLQQIARGLGLEISAKNKSELALEVVDVAYADLANHGSKPVQWLMANAPKERIAVWKSLGILPRNPDREIREAMHQTTMGMDADPVNLVLATAKQGLVDGYSGLKLATDMQDILFGTPTPVVTEANLGVLKEDYVNLIVHGHVPLLSEKIVYWAGKLQEEAILVGAKGILVSGICCTGNEVLMRKGIPLVTNFLAQEIAIVTGAVDAMVVDVQCIMPSLAKVAACYHTEIITTMPIVKMPGATHVPFALESVDEAAQEIVRKAITSYGRRDSKKIKIPNYRRKIMAGFSVEAIIGALSTVNPDQPLKPLIDNIVNGNILGVVATVGCNNVKVTQDLIHVELVKELVKNNVLVVATGCSAHALAKAGFMNSEGAEAYAGEGLKAVLSAIGQAAGLGGPLPPVLHMGSCVDNSRIGDLVTAIAAYLNVDSASLPVAASAPELQHEKALSIGTWAVTMGLTTHLGVVPPVLGSKAVTELLTHGLSDVIGGKFYVETDPLKAAQGLLEDIRAKRKKLGLPS
- a CDS encoding EAL domain-containing protein, giving the protein MDKLKTNEVQLHALAHALAEQHKFTKHRENILHGITRRVLAEQPLPDISQYLCEELVQTMGYPVAYVALKEDNGLARIVAQCGLMEAEITSFQIPWDDTPQIYNPKDNHISQTWHLISEKLLLRSVVMFPIFLNNRVSGVLALYSQREEYFDVTRVEGMQSLADQLDLVFWADEARRKLHIQNEALVADVHGIVITDGSGIILWANPAFTQLTGYTLKTVLGKTQRFLRSGYQDHAFYERLWETVSAGQIWQGELINRRADGTLYREEMTITPVKVRGQEITHLVAVKQDISERAANQRALRDSEEQFRDIFETMNSAVVVFRISDDGQDFICTDINRAAEKIENISRRQAIGAPMVHVFPLIKELGILKLCFQVYNTGEMAHFPAIFFKNQRATGWSEGLIYKLSTGNIVFLYDEVSQRVLNENALWHEKERAQVTLASIGDAVLTTDVEGNVSYLNSVAETMTGWRNEEARGLRIDKVFDIFHERTGQPLAQPVHQCLLENRVIELSNHAVLRHRDGRQLFFIDDSAAPIRDRDGQMIGAVLVFHDVSEKRELLHRLSHQAHHDALTDLPNRQLFKERVHQAILDACHQQEQVAIFFIDLDGFKLVNDTLGHAAGDSLLCQVGERFKGTLRQQDTVARQGGDEFLILLPKLPSEQQAAQVAQKLLDVLNAPFQLLKQEVYLSASLGIALYPVDGEDSEILIQHADMAMYQVKADGRNHYNFYTRTLNERLAERLALQNEMRRALERKEFILYYQPQYRLSDGQLCGIEALVRWQHPERGFLLPGTFISIAEDSGLILPLGEWVLRTACAQNKLWQNMGYPPVRVAVNLSARQFRQKDLVKQIAGILEETSLDPQWLELEITESLSMENVRVSVDILKRLKNMGIYLAIDDFGTGFSSLSYLSRFSLNTLKIDRSFISVLNERLDRQAIVLTIIQLAENLGLKVIAEGVETQAQLDFLRTKGCDEVQGFFLAKPAPVEEMAPFFSKRTFHL